The window acttgctcaCGGCCACACACCTGGTAGGCAGCAAAGTCAGCATTTCATTTGCTCTGCATAGTTCTAGAGCCATGCTTATCTGCTTGACTACTCTGCATAAACATAAGCTGAGCTGCAAAGTTCTATTTGAGTTTCTATCTATAGGTGAGCCTGCCAGGGCCTGCATATCCCTAAACCAAGTTAAAACCAGGACATCCAAGGAAAGCTCAAGGatcccaaccatgctggcacagTGCAGTGTAAGAGAATCAGGGCTAAGTCAAACTTGAGTCAGGAAAGTCTTTAGATAGTTGTTATTCTAGGGCTTGCTGGTGGGCCGGAGGGGAGGGTTCCTGCTTATATTGAACAGGACCAGGTCTGACAATAGTAAGACAAGTTAACAAGATCAAAGTAGAATGTCTGTCATAGAAAGAgactggggaagagagagagactaagagaACTGAGGCCCAAGACTCAGGGTCCAGTAAGATGTAAGTGAAGAGACCAGTCAAGTGTTGTTTAACTTGGGTCTCTTTGGGAGCAGAGCCAAATTCTGAAACGGAAGGCAGAAGAAAGGATAGACAAGCAAGGGTCTCTGACCATGAATGGCTCTACAGGTGGCTATGAGTCTCTTCTGCTTCCCTAAGGCAAGGCTGCTTCAAGTGGGAACCCCAGGAATAGAGGCAAGAAGGGGTCTGCCATTGTGGCTGAagataatattccactgtggACTGCAGCACTAAGAGTATCAGAGTGAATGTGCCTTGATGATGTCACAGGCTGTACTCTTTTTGCCTTCATTTACCTGATAGTTTTATCTTCACCCAGTCCTAGGTTTAAAATGTAGAAGAATCAATAGGAAATGGTTAATTCCAAAAATTACAATGTGGCtgtaataattttacattttaatctatGTTATTGCCTTCAGTGACAAATTACTATCGATAGAAAAACCTATTTCAATAATCTTGGGTATTATTCCAGAGGAGAAAAGAGCTGATAATTATGCTATCTTTCAAATCCATGCTTGGGGCAAATTTCTTTCCTGACTCTTCCAAGAGATTTTGAATGGATAAAGTGTTCATGTTTGTGTTccctaattctttttcttttttcttttttgtcctacACAGGAGACTTTGAATGTGATCGATCCTGGCTTGATGGAGCTGAATGGTATGAGTGAGGATGCCCTGGAATGGGATGAAACTGACATAAGTAACAAGTTAATTAGTTTGAATGAAGAATCAAATGACCTTGATCAAGAACCCCAGCCTGTCATGCCTTCCTTAAAGCTAGAAGAGATAGGTAGTGAAGACCCTGGTTATGAAGAAGAGGCAGGTGATCACGGGGGATCTCAGTATGCCTCAAGTATCACCGCCCCCTCCAGTCCACACATTTACCAAGTGTACAGCCTCCACAATGTTGAACTCTATGAGGACAACCACATGCCATTTCTGAAAAACAGTCCAAAGTTCACCAACGTGACACAGCCTAGTGTTTTAACTAAGAGTCTCAGTAAAGACTCTTCATTTTCATCTACTAAATCTTTGCCGGACCTCGTAGGAGGTTCCAATTTGGTGAAGCCCTGCCCATGCCATGGAGGAGACATGAGCCAGAATTCAGGCAGTGAGAGTGGAATTGTGAGTGAAGGAGACACTGAAACCACTACCAACTCTGAAATGTGCTTGCTCAATGTGGTAGATGGGTCCCCAAGTAACCCTGAAACTGAACATCTGGACCCACAAATGGGAGATGCAGTTAACATgttaaagcaaaaatttaaagatgAGGAGGAACGCATTAAGCTTCCAAATAGCTCTCAGTCATCCATTTCACCAGTGGGTTGTGTAAATGGAAAAGTTGGAGATTTAAACAGTATTACCAAATATACCCCTGATTGTTTGGGAGAAGAATTACAAGGAAAACATGATGTGTTTACATTTTATGATTACTCGTACCTCCAAGGCTCAAAACTCAAATTACCAATGATAATGAAACAGTCACAAAGTGAAAAAGCACATGTGGAGGATCCCCTgcttcatggtttttattttgataaaaagtCCTGCAAATCTAAACATCAGGCTACAGAGTTACAACCAGATGCACCTCCCCATGAAAGGATTTTGGCAAGTGCATCCCATGAAATGGATCGGAATTCATATAAAAGTGGTGATGTAGAGAAAACATTTGCTAGCATGCAGAATGGCAGACAACTCTCCATTTTATCACACAGTTCATCTATTGAGTCCCTTTCTCCAGGGGGTGATTTATTTGGATTGGGCATCCTTAAAAATGGCACTGACAGCCTCCAGCGAAGCACTTCTTTAGAAAGTTGGTTGACATCCTATAAAAGCAATGAGGATCTTTTTAGCTGTCACAGCTCTGGGGACATAAGTGTGAGCAGTGGCTCAGTTGGGGAACTGAGTAAAAGGACACTAGATCTCCTGAATCGTTTGGAGAATATCCAGAGCCCTTCAGAGCAAAAGATAAAGCGAAGTGTTTCTGATATTACTCTCCAAAGCAGTTCCCAAAAGATGTCCTTTACTGGCCAGCTCTCATTGGATATAGCATCTTCTATCAATGAAGACTCGCCAGCATCTCTTACAGAACTTAGCAGTAGTGATGAGCTCTCTCTTTGCTCAGAGGATATTGTATTACACAAGAACAAGATCCCAGAATCAAATGCATCATTCAGGAAGCGCCTGACTCGTTCGGTGGCTGATGAAAGCGACGTCAATGTCAGCATGATTGTTAATGTCTCTTGCACCTCTGCTTGCACTGATGATGAAGATGACAGTGACCTCCTTTCTAGCTCTACCCTCACCTTGACAGAAGAAGAGCTATGCATCAAAGATGAGGATGATGACTCCAGTATTGCAACAGACGATGAAATTTATGAAGAATGCAACTTGATGTCAGGGCTGGACTATATAAAGAATGAACTGCAGACCTGGATCAGACCAAAGTTTTCCttgacaaaagataaaagaaggtGTAATCTCAGTGATGAAATAAAGGGCAGTAAGGATGTAAGTAGTAGTGAAATGACCAATCCCTCGGATACCCTGAACATTGAGGCTCTACTGAACAGCTCCATAAAATGTCTCTCTGAAAGTAATGGAAATGGTAAGAATTTATCCCACACCCATGAGTTAGGGACAAAgggtgaaaataagaaaaatattttcaaagttaataAAGATCCATATGTGGCTGACATGGAAAATGGCAATATTGAAAGCActccagaaagacagaaagacaaacagaatGGGATTCCAAAGGAATCAGAAACTCTTAGTTCAAGCAGGAAGAAGAATTCAGACACTGAGCATTGTAAGTGTAAAGCACTTATGGACAGCTCAGATGATTCCAATACTGCTGGAAATGAATTTGTTCCCCAAACTCTTAGACATCGCCCAAAGAAATGCCACAAGCACCACCATTTTGAAAATGCAACTGCTGCTTCTGCTCCCACTGAGAAGTCTTATCCAGAACTGCCTTCAGAAGCCAGAGTTATCAATAGACAGGATTCTGACGTATTGAAATCTTCATCGAATGATGCACCAAGGGTGGCTGGAAAATCTGCTCACTGCTGCTTCACActtgaacaaaatgaaacagaggaGAATGTCTCTGTCGGTGACAACATTTCCTGTTGTGACTGTGAGCCAGATGTTTTCCATCAAAAAGATGCTGAGGATTGTTCAGTACACAACTTTGTTAAGGAAATCATCGACATGGCTTCAACGGCCCTAAAAAGTAAATCTCAACCTGAAAATGAGGCAGCTGCTCCTACCTCATTAACTCAGATCAAGGAGAAGGTGTTGGAACATTCTCACCGGCCCATCCAGCTGAGAAAGGGGGACTTTTATTCCTACTTATCTCTCTCATCTCATGACAGTGATTGTGGGGAGGTCACCAGTTACGTAGAAGAGAAGAGCAACACTCCAGTGCCACCAGACATTACCGACTCTGGCTTAGAAGACAAGGAAGACCCCGAATGCTTCTTTGAGGCCTGTGTTGAGGACGACCCCGATGGAGATGGGCCTTGCCTCTCCAGCACCCCTCCAGATGAACCCACTCTTTCAGATGAAGCTGCTACGCCACCGCAAGCAGCAGCTGGCTCTCCTACCTTCAGTGATACTTCTCTCTTAGCTGATGAGGTAGACATGGTGGCGCTTTCAAATCCTCCCCACCAGAAAGAATCTGATGTTGGAAAGGAAGCAGATGGTTTACCCCCAGCTCCTATCTGTGGGGAGAGCTCAGAGTTAACTGCTTCGAGGCTGGGCAGTAAAAGGGAAAGTTCAGAAAACACAGGTGAATCAGGAATGCCCGAAGAACGTAATGCTGCTCCGGCCAAATCTGGAGTTCCAGGACTCTCCTCAAAGGCAAAGCAGCCAAAAGACAAGGCTGTGTTACATCCCAACCCCAAAACTTTAACCTGTGAAGAAAATCTTCTAAATCTTCATGAAGAACAACATAAAAATATGCATAGGTAGAATGCAACCCTCTCCACGCATGAAAATCATCTCATTGAAAGGTATGTATACTcctattttaatatataactttaatatatttttaaacgtatatttaatataaatctatatatacttaaaatacgAGCCTGAGTCAACAATGCCACCCACGATAGGAGGAAAAACTAGTCAGAATGACTGGTCATGGCAGATATTTATCTGAATAAGACATTTAGGTGGAAGAACATTCCCTGGAATGCAAGTAACTGTGAAGCTAAAGTGAGAGGAAATAGTCACAATCGACATTTCTAGTGACATTATCTTTCCTACATCCTTCTGGCAAGAAGGATACAAAATTTCAGGAAGTGGCTGAATAATGGAGGACCTCACATTCTTCCTTCCaccaagggaagaaaagaaggttCTCCCAATTGCAGTCACACCCTCTGATCAAAATGCGTGTGCAGTGATAGTGCTCCGCACTTGAGTTTCCTGCACGCAGAGCTGCCCTCTCCCTTCGGTGCCTGGAAATGAACAATGATTAGGTTAAAGGCTGCATCTTCTGATCTGGGCCTCCCTTTTATGCTTCTGTCTGATGTAACTATCATCACATTTGCTTCCCCAGTGGAAGGCTGTGCTGTCACAGCTCCTAATCATGGCCAAGTCTAAGGATTCAAACAGGAGGAGAAAGTTGATGTTCAAGAGGAGGCTCTTATTTATCCACATACAGCCTGAGAACAGGCCCAGAAAG of the Canis lupus baileyi chromosome 9, mCanLup2.hap1, whole genome shotgun sequence genome contains:
- the AKAP6 gene encoding A-kinase anchor protein 6 isoform X3, with translation MTSSQVKTKPFDSWSYSEMEKEFPELIRSVGLLTVATDPIPSNCSEAASEEGPQVSLSADDKSGCEESSALTVEEQPSLVPGTSSSGEALTNADQAPPETVKQESSSSSQLGTKNQQPLPCENATPKRSIRDCFNYNEDSPTQPTLPKRGLFLKEETLKNNLKGTARKKQMADLKPEMSRSTPSLVDPPDRSKLSLVLQSSYPNSPAAASQSYECLHKVGDGNLESTIKSRIKEISSSLGRLSDCHKEKPRLKKPQKAPEEGPLCRTPKRGAGSGKQAENRRNSVVPNGIPSGTPKATEGPETESVSPSSLEPCNQKSWNAKLPAQSETSSSPPFTQSSESSIGSDNMVSPVPLLSKNKSKKSYSSSPSHVTRNGQVVEAWYGSDEYLALPSHLKQTEVLALKLENLTKLLPQKPRGETIQNIDDWELSEMNSDSEIYPTYHVKKKHTRLGRVSPSSSSDIASSLGESVESGPLSDILSDEELCMPLSGMKKYIDEKSERASSSEKIDSHSATKSALIQKLMQDIQHQDNYEAIWEKIEGFVNKLDEFIQWLNEAMETTENWTPPKAETDSLKLYLETHLSFKLNVDSHCALKEAVEEEGHQLLELIASHKAEGLKDMLRMIASQWKELQRQIKRQHSWILRALDTIKAEILATDVSVEGEEGTGSPKAEVQLCYLEAQRDAVEQMSLKLYSEQYTSSSKRKEEFADMSKVHSVGGNGLLDFDSEYQELWDWLIDMESLVMDSHDLMMSEEQQQHLYKRYSVEMSIRDPKKAELLSKVEALKKGGVLLPNDLLEKVDSINEKWELLGKTLGQKIQDTMAGHSGSGPRDLLSPESGSLVRQLEVRIKELKGWLRDTELFIFNSCLRQEKEGTMNAEKQLQYFKSLCGEIKQRRRGVASILRLCQHLLDDRDTCNLNADHQPMQLIIVNLERRWEAIVMQAVQWQTRLQKKMGKESETLNVIDPGLMELNGMSEDALEWDETDISNKLISLNEESNDLDQEPQPVMPSLKLEEIGSEDPGYEEEAGDHGGSQYASSITAPSSPHIYQVYSLHNVELYEDNHMPFLKNSPKFTNVTQPSVLTKSLSKDSSFSSTKSLPDLVGGSNLVKPCPCHGGDMSQNSGSESGIVSEGDTETTTNSEMCLLNVVDGSPSNPETEHLDPQMGDAVNMLKQKFKDEEERIKLPNSSQSSISPVGCVNGKVGDLNSITKYTPDCLGEELQGKHDVFTFYDYSYLQGSKLKLPMIMKQSQSEKAHVEDPLLHGFYFDKKSCKSKHQATELQPDAPPHERILASASHEMDRNSYKSGDVEKTFASMQNGRQLSILSHSSSIESLSPGGDLFGLGILKNGTDSLQRSTSLESWLTSYKSNEDLFSCHSSGDISVSSGSVGELSKRTLDLLNRLENIQSPSEQKIKRSVSDITLQSSSQKMSFTGQLSLDIASSINEDSPASLTELSSSDELSLCSEDIVLHKNKIPESNASFRKRLTRSVADESDVNVSMIVNVSCTSACTDDEDDSDLLSSSTLTLTEEELCIKDEDDDSSIATDDEIYEECNLMSGLDYIKNELQTWIRPKFSLTKDKRRCNLSDEIKGSKDVSSSEMTNPSDTLNIEALLNSSIKCLSESNGNGKNLSHTHELGTKGENKKNIFKVNKDPYVADMENGNIESTPERQKDKQNGIPKESETLSSSRKKNSDTEHCKCKALMDSSDDSNTAGNEFVPQTLRHRPKKCHKHHHFENATAASAPTEKSYPELPSEARVINRQDSDVLKSSSNDAPRVAGKSAHCCFTLEQNETEENVSVGDNISCCDCEPDVFHQKDAEDCSVHNFVKEIIDMASTALKSKSQPENEAAAPTSLTQIKEKVLEHSHRPIQLRKGDFYSYLSLSSHDSDCGEVTSYVEEKSNTPVPPDITDSGLEDKEDPECFFEACVEDDPDGDGPCLSSTPPDEPTLSDEAATPPQAAAGSPTFSDTSLLADEVDMVALSNPPHQKESDVGKEADGLPPAPICGESSELTASRLGSKRESSENTGESGMPEERNAAPAKSGVPGLSSKAKQPKDKAVLHPNPKTLTCEENLLNLHEEQHKNMHR
- the AKAP6 gene encoding A-kinase anchor protein 6 isoform X4 yields the protein MTSSQVKTKPFDSWSYSEMEKEFPELIRSVGLLTVATDPIPSNCSEAASEEGPQVSLSADDKSGCEESSALTVEEQPSLVPGTSSSGEALTNADQAPPETVKQESSSSSQLGTKNQQPLPCENATPKRSIRDCFNYNEDSPTQPTLPKRGLFLKEETLKNNLKGTARKKQMADLKPEMSRSTPSLVDPPDRSKLSLVLQSSYPNSPAAASQSYECLHKVGDGNLESTIKSRIKEISSSLGRLSDCHKEKPRLKKPQKAPEEGPLCRTPKRGAGSGKQAENRRNSVVPNGIPSGTPKATEGPETESVSPSSLEPCNQKSWNAKLPAQSETSSSPPFTQSSESSIGSDNMVSPVPLLSKNKSKKSYSSSPSHVTRNGQVVEAWYGSDEYLALPSHLKQTEVLALKLENLTKLLPQKPRGETIQNIDDWELSEMNSDSEIYPTYHVKKKHTRLGRVSPSSSSDIASSLGESVESGPLSDILSDEELCMPLSGMKKYIDEKSERASSSEKIDSHSATKSALIQKLMQDIQHQDNYEAIWEKIEGFVNKLDEFIQWLNEAMETTENWTPPKAETDSLKLYLETHLSFKLNVDSHCALKEAVEEEGHQLLELIASHKAGLKDMLRMIASQWKELQRQIKRQHSWILRALDTIKAEILATDVSVEGEEGTGSPKAEVQLCYLEAQRDAVEQMSLKLYSEQYTSSSKRKEEFADMSKVHSVGGNGLLDFDSEYQELWDWLIDMESLVMDSHDLMMSEEQQQHLYKRYSVEMSIRDPKKAELLSKVEALKKGGVLLPNDLLEKVDSINEKWELLGKTLGQKIQDTMAGHSGSGPRDLLSPESGSLVRQLEVRIKELKGWLRDTELFIFNSCLRQEKEGTMNAEKQLQYFKSLCGEIKQRRRGVASILRLCQHLLDDRDTCNLNADHQPMQLIIVNLERRWEAIVMQAVQWQTRLQKKMGKESETLNVIDPGLMELNGMSEDALEWDETDISNKLISLNEESNDLDQEPQPVMPSLKLEEIGSEDPGYEEEAGDHGGSQYASSITAPSSPHIYQVYSLHNVELYEDNHMPFLKNSPKFTNVTQPSVLTKSLSKDSSFSSTKSLPDLVGGSNLVKPCPCHGGDMSQNSGSESGIVSEGDTETTTNSEMCLLNVVDGSPSNPETEHLDPQMGDAVNMLKQKFKDEEERIKLPNSSQSSISPVGCVNGKVGDLNSITKYTPDCLGEELQGKHDVFTFYDYSYLQGSKLKLPMIMKQSQSEKAHVEDPLLHGFYFDKKSCKSKHQATELQPDAPPHERILASASHEMDRNSYKSGDVEKTFASMQNGRQLSILSHSSSIESLSPGGDLFGLGILKNGTDSLQRSTSLESWLTSYKSNEDLFSCHSSGDISVSSGSVGELSKRTLDLLNRLENIQSPSEQKIKRSVSDITLQSSSQKMSFTGQLSLDIASSINEDSPASLTELSSSDELSLCSEDIVLHKNKIPESNASFRKRLTRSVADESDVNVSMIVNVSCTSACTDDEDDSDLLSSSTLTLTEEELCIKDEDDDSSIATDDEIYEECNLMSGLDYIKNELQTWIRPKFSLTKDKRRCNLSDEIKGSKDVSSSEMTNPSDTLNIEALLNSSIKCLSESNGNGKNLSHTHELGTKGENKKNIFKVNKDPYVADMENGNIESTPERQKDKQNGIPKESETLSSSRKKNSDTEHCKCKALMDSSDDSNTAGNEFVPQTLRHRPKKCHKHHHFENATAASAPTEKSYPELPSEARVINRQDSDVLKSSSNDAPRVAGKSAHCCFTLEQNETEENVSVGDNISCCDCEPDVFHQKDAEDCSVHNFVKEIIDMASTALKSKSQPENEAAAPTSLTQIKEKVLEHSHRPIQLRKGDFYSYLSLSSHDSDCGEVTSYVEEKSNTPVPPDITDSGLEDKEDPECFFEACVEDDPDGDGPCLSSTPPDEPTLSDEAATPPQAAAGSPTFSDTSLLADEVDMVALSNPPHQKESDVGKEADGLPPAPICGESSELTASRLGSKRESSENTGESGMPEERNAAPAKSGVPGLSSKAKQPKDKAVLHPNPKTLTCEENLLNLHEEQHKNMHR